One part of the Microbulbifer sp. THAF38 genome encodes these proteins:
- a CDS encoding phage tail tube protein yields MSQLAQGTNIYFIDPADDSVKKVTGLNSFNPGGNPADQLDDTSLEDLDKKFKRGLRTPGQASVGLKIDPRNAVHKRLHELSQDDTVDNMKWAVGWSDGTEAPTVTTGEWTLPTTRTWFTFEGYVADFPFDFQQNSLVTGEMSIQRSGGSAWTVKSST; encoded by the coding sequence ATGTCTCAATTGGCTCAGGGCACCAATATCTATTTTATCGACCCGGCAGATGACTCTGTGAAGAAAGTGACCGGGTTGAATTCTTTTAACCCCGGTGGCAACCCGGCGGATCAGCTCGACGATACCTCTCTGGAGGACTTGGATAAAAAGTTTAAACGGGGTCTGCGTACACCGGGGCAGGCGTCGGTAGGTCTCAAAATTGATCCAAGAAATGCGGTCCATAAACGCCTGCATGAGCTGTCCCAAGATGACACGGTGGACAATATGAAATGGGCAGTGGGCTGGAGTGATGGCACCGAGGCGCCCACAGTGACAACCGGTGAGTGGACCCTGCCGACTACCCGCACCTGGTTCACCTTCGAGGGCTATGTGGCTGACTTCCCCTTTGATTTTCAGCAGAACAGTTTGGTCACTGGTGAAATGTCGATCCAGCGCAGCGGCGGTTCGGCCTGGACGGTTAAGTCTTCAACTTAA
- a CDS encoding glycerophosphodiester phosphodiesterase, translating to MNKLIKFIICLALGFGFCSQPFAVEILAHRGASGEYPQSTALAFDKALEQGGDILELDVHFSKDHHIIINHDADLKDNVGVPDKINDLTLGEIKTLDAGHEFTLDKGNTYPFRNQGLTLLTLNELFERYPDGVFNVEIKPNDKRLSEVLWQVILDYRMEHRVTVASQHSKAMRHFREISGGEVRTSATIGELVEASLAWSSGFGWAFKPQFDVAQLPYSITTKPYVRFFQKKGVDVDLWTVNDADHIERSISLGVDGIIGDYPDRIYQALVDAGER from the coding sequence ATGAATAAATTGATAAAGTTCATTATTTGTCTTGCTCTCGGTTTCGGTTTTTGCAGCCAGCCATTTGCTGTTGAGATTCTCGCGCACAGGGGGGCATCTGGTGAGTACCCTCAGAGTACAGCGCTGGCTTTCGATAAGGCTTTAGAGCAAGGGGGAGATATTCTGGAGCTGGATGTTCATTTTTCGAAAGACCATCACATCATCATAAATCATGATGCAGATCTCAAAGACAATGTTGGAGTACCCGATAAAATTAATGATTTGACTCTGGGTGAAATTAAGACCCTAGATGCTGGGCATGAGTTTACCCTGGATAAAGGCAATACCTACCCTTTCAGAAATCAGGGGCTTACTTTGTTGACGCTGAATGAACTGTTTGAGCGATACCCTGATGGGGTCTTTAATGTGGAAATCAAGCCTAACGACAAAAGGCTCTCAGAAGTGCTTTGGCAGGTTATTTTAGACTACAGGATGGAGCATAGAGTGACTGTTGCGAGCCAGCATAGCAAAGCAATGAGACACTTTCGAGAAATTAGCGGGGGTGAGGTCAGGACCAGTGCAACCATAGGTGAGCTTGTGGAGGCAAGCCTTGCCTGGAGTTCGGGTTTTGGCTGGGCTTTCAAACCTCAATTTGATGTCGCGCAACTGCCATATAGTATAACAACCAAACCTTACGTGCGTTTTTTTCAGAAAAAAGGTGTGGATGTAGACCTTTGGACTGTGAATGATGCGGACCATATTGAGCGCAGTATATCATTGGGGGTAGATGGAATAATTGGTGACTACCCTGATCGTATTTATCAGGCGCTTGTAGATGCCGGGGAGCGCTAG
- a CDS encoding universal stress protein: MYKTILCAIEASQEGRFVLSKAVDLSKQHESNLIVLNVLPYSFLPKDYQRELKEDAIPKFEEITSSFGVAKKNRALKVGKPYEVICKEAVKRNVDLIVLGTHSKKGLSSLIGSTANSIVNYAHCDVTLVRI, translated from the coding sequence ATGTATAAAACAATTCTTTGCGCTATAGAGGCTTCCCAGGAGGGCCGCTTTGTGCTTTCAAAGGCAGTAGATCTCTCTAAGCAGCATGAAAGTAACTTAATAGTATTGAATGTGCTTCCTTATAGCTTTCTCCCTAAGGATTATCAACGGGAACTTAAAGAGGATGCTATTCCTAAGTTTGAGGAGATTACTTCATCCTTCGGTGTCGCTAAAAAGAATCGCGCCCTTAAGGTGGGTAAACCTTATGAAGTTATTTGTAAGGAAGCTGTAAAAAGAAATGTCGATTTAATTGTTCTGGGGACGCATTCTAAGAAAGGTCTAAGTTCTCTTATCGGCTCTACAGCGAACAGTATTGTAAATTACGCTCATTGCGATGTCACTCTGGTGAGAATTTGA
- the nhaA gene encoding Na+/H+ antiporter NhaA → MAKSVLDRFKIRKGKVFEAPLEEAFGRLVTPFEEFIHRQSSSGILLMLSALVALIVANSPLQDAYKHLLHVPISIGSGDWELSLSLHHWINDGLMAIFFFLVGLELKREFLVGELSDLRQAVLPVMAAIGGMVVPALIYNSLNSGSAAEPGWGIPMATDIAFAVGCIALLGNRVPRAVVTFLVALAIVDDLGAILVIAIWYTEQVNTTALIASGFLVVTMGLLNAAGIRRSSAYVFIGILLWYGLYKAGVHATLAGVITAMALPAKPKYDPVAFSTFVKDIIRSFDRYFRPGDKIIANDALHARVMALGNGVNLAQSPLQRMETRLHIPVGFIVIPIFALANAGIPFDSFSSSTAVLNPVTLGVIGGLVVGKLIGIVGATWIGWKLGWGKLPKAANFQHIIGVALLAGIGFTMSIFIAELAFSSQYELLIQAKAGILLASVISGVAGFLILRSAPASVDSEDELQDVAGRESSDNFLPPHSAP, encoded by the coding sequence ATGGCAAAAAGTGTTCTGGATAGGTTCAAAATTCGCAAAGGGAAGGTTTTTGAGGCGCCACTAGAGGAGGCCTTTGGTCGCTTGGTTACACCTTTTGAAGAATTTATTCATCGCCAAAGTAGCAGTGGTATCTTATTAATGCTCTCTGCATTGGTAGCACTGATTGTTGCCAACTCCCCCCTACAGGATGCTTACAAGCACCTGCTGCACGTACCAATTAGCATCGGCTCCGGTGACTGGGAGCTTTCTCTTTCATTACACCACTGGATTAATGATGGCCTAATGGCCATTTTCTTTTTCTTAGTAGGGCTGGAACTCAAGCGTGAATTTCTAGTTGGAGAGCTCTCCGATCTACGCCAAGCGGTCTTACCTGTGATGGCAGCTATTGGTGGCATGGTGGTTCCAGCCCTTATTTACAATTCTCTCAATAGCGGCAGCGCAGCGGAACCTGGGTGGGGCATTCCCATGGCTACCGATATCGCCTTCGCAGTAGGCTGTATAGCACTTCTAGGAAACCGGGTACCCAGAGCAGTTGTAACCTTCCTGGTAGCCCTGGCCATTGTTGATGACCTGGGTGCAATCCTTGTGATTGCAATCTGGTATACCGAGCAAGTGAACACTACTGCTCTGATCGCATCCGGCTTTCTAGTTGTAACCATGGGTTTACTCAATGCTGCCGGAATTCGTCGCTCTTCAGCCTATGTTTTTATAGGCATTTTACTCTGGTATGGACTTTACAAGGCAGGCGTCCACGCAACGCTAGCCGGTGTCATTACCGCCATGGCATTGCCCGCTAAGCCAAAGTATGACCCAGTAGCATTCAGCACCTTTGTAAAAGATATTATTCGCAGCTTCGACCGCTATTTTCGCCCCGGGGACAAAATCATTGCTAACGATGCCCTCCATGCAAGAGTAATGGCCCTGGGTAACGGTGTAAATCTGGCTCAGTCCCCCCTGCAACGTATGGAAACTCGATTACATATCCCTGTGGGCTTTATAGTAATCCCTATCTTCGCACTCGCAAATGCGGGCATCCCTTTTGATAGCTTTAGCAGTTCAACGGCTGTGCTCAACCCAGTAACCCTTGGAGTTATTGGCGGCCTGGTTGTCGGTAAGCTAATTGGCATTGTCGGGGCCACCTGGATTGGCTGGAAACTTGGCTGGGGCAAACTCCCAAAGGCCGCAAACTTTCAGCACATCATTGGTGTAGCACTGCTCGCGGGCATCGGTTTTACAATGTCGATTTTTATTGCTGAACTGGCATTTAGCAGCCAATACGAGCTTTTGATCCAGGCTAAAGCCGGTATTTTGCTAGCCTCTGTAATCTCTGGAGTTGCGGGTTTCTTGATTCTGCGCAGCGCCCCAGCATCGGTTGACAGTGAAGATGAGCTCCAGGATGTAGCGGGAAGGGAAAGTTCAGATAACTTTCTGCCTCCTCACTCTGCTCCCTAG
- the cysC gene encoding adenylyl-sulfate kinase, with product MTTTVERKATNVHWHDGDVTRDNRASILGHKGVTLWFTGLSGSGKSTVAVAVEKALAARGVLSYRLDGDNIRLGINSNLGFSAEDRQENIRRVGEISKLFADTGVVVLSSFISPYREDRDLVRKMHEDGSLPYLEVFVDCPLEEAESRDPKGLYKKARAGEIKGFTGIDDPYEAPVSPELRLNTAEMTLEQEVAVIISTLQEKGIIAKD from the coding sequence GTGACGACAACAGTTGAACGCAAGGCAACCAATGTACATTGGCATGATGGCGATGTAACTCGTGACAACAGGGCTAGCATTCTTGGCCATAAAGGGGTGACTCTCTGGTTCACTGGTTTGTCTGGTTCCGGCAAGAGCACTGTGGCGGTAGCTGTTGAGAAAGCCCTGGCTGCACGTGGAGTTCTGAGCTACCGCTTGGATGGCGATAATATACGCTTAGGGATCAACTCCAATCTGGGCTTCTCCGCTGAAGATCGCCAAGAAAATATCCGTCGTGTCGGCGAGATCTCCAAGCTGTTTGCGGATACCGGGGTTGTGGTGCTGAGTAGCTTTATCAGTCCATATCGCGAGGATCGCGATTTGGTCAGAAAGATGCACGAGGATGGAAGCCTGCCCTATTTGGAGGTGTTTGTAGACTGCCCCTTAGAAGAGGCGGAATCCCGCGACCCCAAAGGCCTCTATAAAAAGGCCCGAGCTGGTGAGATTAAAGGCTTTACCGGTATTGATGACCCCTATGAAGCGCCAGTTTCCCCAGAGTTGCGCCTGAATACGGCAGAAATGACCCTGGAGCAGGAGGTGGCGGTGATTATTTCCACTCTGCAGGAAAAGGGTATTATTGCCAAAGACTAA
- a CDS encoding DUF6351 family protein, producing the protein MSTRGAWFLSVFFLVLVGVLGVAAWIAYAKLPKVHGKVDAPVLGVPAGALEYSPSPAYAGPHPRMMSRPPEYFPFPISIGEVGPVETLFTGPSKYPFFCGRNAITDRQPLVDNQVKEGVAVFALDADGKKTKEVIGYSRDCSHATEVTYFYRSTTDGSFYYLHEARNDIDKVTVNGRQVDFIVRVETGTINRHFYAIAALRGEGETAEKPNASNWNRRLIYQFRGGVGIGWRQGNLSKGDVTTRRMDQLARGYAIVYSTANQTRNHYNLWLAEDTARRLKKQFQALYGEPMYTVGIGGSGGAIQQYLFAQNAPGLLDAAIPLYSYPDMVTQTIYAFDCEPLEYFFDVLDADNPRWKDVEERQRIQGLAANPEADSRFKLITMAAGLFDSRYRGRPSGATECVDGWRGLVPLVNNPNFVHFFKSFAGDLPERVHWTHWENLRQFYGAGENGYANTTWDNEGVQYGLKALVGSEISIDTFLKINAAIGGWKAQQNQSQEKLWFLNGGLFPVKLSVWSEQNLNMGTLEKPAKRSRASMEAINGIYRSGHVFLGDVEIPIVDMRHYLDEEPDMHHSSASFTARERIRRARGHADNQLIWMSHKDYNPLDDALDLVDRWMQNIINDPASGVVDNRPEDAIDRCFDSEGNVLASGSDVWNGDWNGQPKGKCMREYPAHRTSRQVAGAPVTDDIFKCALQPVERALAKGVYGSHTEEISGRLDDLRRIFPTGVCNYNEQDLARPKEQLIPKEVPVRIAGHLIDPDYRQGKLLQEASVGEGEMQPVSVPSESMPDE; encoded by the coding sequence ATGTCGACAAGGGGAGCTTGGTTTCTCTCTGTATTTTTCTTGGTGTTGGTCGGAGTGCTAGGAGTAGCCGCTTGGATCGCATATGCAAAACTACCAAAGGTGCATGGCAAGGTGGATGCTCCGGTGCTGGGAGTGCCAGCTGGAGCCCTCGAATATTCTCCCTCGCCTGCCTATGCAGGTCCTCATCCAAGAATGATGTCGCGCCCACCAGAGTATTTCCCTTTCCCTATCTCAATCGGTGAGGTCGGACCTGTGGAAACTCTATTTACGGGCCCTTCAAAATACCCGTTCTTCTGTGGTCGCAACGCCATTACGGATAGGCAGCCATTAGTGGATAACCAAGTTAAGGAAGGAGTGGCGGTTTTTGCTTTAGATGCTGATGGGAAGAAAACCAAAGAGGTGATTGGTTATAGTCGGGACTGTAGTCATGCCACGGAGGTCACTTACTTCTATCGCAGTACAACCGATGGAAGTTTTTACTATCTACATGAGGCGCGCAACGATATTGACAAGGTGACAGTGAATGGTCGCCAGGTAGATTTTATCGTTCGAGTGGAAACGGGCACGATCAACCGGCACTTTTACGCCATTGCTGCTTTGCGTGGAGAGGGAGAAACAGCAGAAAAACCGAATGCCAGTAACTGGAACCGCCGCCTGATCTATCAATTTCGCGGTGGAGTTGGTATTGGCTGGCGCCAAGGCAATCTGAGCAAAGGGGACGTGACTACACGGCGCATGGATCAATTGGCCCGCGGCTATGCCATCGTGTACTCGACAGCGAATCAAACTAGAAATCACTACAATTTATGGTTGGCTGAAGATACGGCACGACGCCTCAAGAAACAGTTCCAGGCACTTTATGGCGAGCCAATGTATACGGTGGGCATCGGTGGTTCTGGAGGGGCCATACAGCAATATCTATTCGCGCAAAATGCACCAGGGTTACTGGATGCGGCAATTCCACTCTATTCCTATCCAGATATGGTGACCCAGACAATTTATGCCTTTGACTGCGAGCCCCTTGAGTATTTCTTTGATGTTCTGGATGCCGACAATCCCCGCTGGAAGGATGTTGAGGAACGCCAGCGTATTCAGGGGCTAGCAGCGAACCCTGAGGCAGATAGTCGCTTCAAGCTGATAACTATGGCGGCAGGTTTGTTTGATAGTCGCTATAGGGGGCGGCCAAGTGGCGCCACTGAGTGTGTTGATGGTTGGCGTGGTTTGGTGCCATTAGTAAACAATCCAAATTTTGTGCATTTCTTCAAAAGCTTTGCTGGGGATTTACCGGAGAGGGTGCATTGGACTCATTGGGAAAACCTCCGCCAGTTTTACGGAGCTGGTGAAAATGGCTATGCAAATACTACCTGGGATAATGAGGGGGTTCAGTATGGGTTGAAAGCGTTAGTTGGTAGTGAAATCAGCATCGACACTTTCTTGAAAATCAATGCCGCCATAGGTGGCTGGAAGGCCCAGCAGAATCAGTCACAAGAAAAGCTATGGTTTTTAAATGGTGGGTTGTTCCCTGTGAAGCTTTCCGTTTGGAGTGAGCAAAACCTCAATATGGGAACTTTGGAGAAACCTGCCAAGCGTAGCCGAGCAAGTATGGAGGCGATCAATGGTATCTATAGGTCGGGTCACGTTTTCCTTGGGGATGTGGAAATCCCAATTGTAGATATGCGCCACTATCTGGATGAAGAGCCGGATATGCATCATAGCTCCGCTTCTTTCACTGCTCGTGAGCGTATTCGAAGAGCTCGGGGCCATGCGGATAATCAGTTGATCTGGATGAGCCACAAAGACTACAACCCACTGGATGATGCTTTAGATCTTGTTGACCGCTGGATGCAAAACATCATCAATGATCCTGCCAGCGGTGTTGTAGATAATCGACCAGAGGATGCTATCGACCGCTGCTTTGACAGCGAAGGTAATGTACTGGCATCGGGGTCGGATGTTTGGAATGGCGACTGGAATGGCCAACCAAAGGGTAAATGTATGAGGGAGTACCCGGCACACAGAACTTCAAGGCAAGTGGCTGGGGCACCTGTGACGGATGACATTTTTAAGTGCGCGCTTCAGCCAGTTGAGCGGGCCTTGGCAAAGGGCGTATACGGCTCCCATACGGAAGAGATTTCGGGTCGCCTCGATGATTTACGTCGCATCTTCCCAACCGGGGTATGTAATTACAACGAGCAGGACTTGGCGCGCCCGAAAGAGCAGTTGATTCCTAAAGAGGTTCCTGTACGGATAGCAGGTCATTTAATAGATCCAGACTATCGACAGGGCAAGCTGTTGCAGGAGGCAAGTGTCGGGGAGGGGGAGATGCAGCCGGTGTCTGTACCTTCGGAAAGCATGCCCGATGAATAA
- a CDS encoding 1-aminocyclopropane-1-carboxylate deaminase/D-cysteine desulfhydrase, with amino-acid sequence MSSIPHYLTNLDLNYFTEAARDIPYQKVHSDLFPGVEVWIRRDDLLDPLISGNKAYKLLYNLIDAGEQGVETLITCGGAWSNHLHASAAAGARFGYRTIGIIRGERPPELSAMLQDAERLGMGFKFVTRELYRQRNQQEFPGHLGGELQNYLYLPEGGANFAGARGVFLLGKIIEATKPIRFDQLWVACGTGLTLGGLRAAVNSFPVCGVEVLKAGGSIRRDAQRWLAALSTSEACRRDQVVAKSVDLMSEYHCDGYGKYPSQLQAFQQAFERQSSIPLDPIYTAKLLYAIHLRANAGHFECGTKILALHSGGLQGRRGLQLGS; translated from the coding sequence ATGAGCTCTATTCCTCACTATTTAACTAATCTCGATCTGAATTACTTCACCGAAGCCGCTCGCGATATTCCCTACCAGAAAGTCCACAGTGATCTATTCCCTGGAGTTGAGGTTTGGATCCGTCGCGATGACCTGCTAGACCCGCTTATTTCAGGTAATAAAGCCTACAAACTTCTTTACAACCTAATCGACGCGGGAGAGCAGGGGGTTGAAACCCTAATTACCTGTGGCGGAGCCTGGTCAAATCACTTACATGCCTCTGCTGCTGCAGGGGCCCGCTTTGGCTACCGTACCATTGGCATTATCCGCGGTGAGCGCCCGCCAGAGCTGAGTGCCATGCTGCAAGATGCAGAGCGCTTGGGCATGGGATTCAAGTTTGTGACCCGAGAACTATATAGGCAGCGTAATCAGCAGGAATTTCCCGGTCATTTAGGGGGTGAGCTACAAAATTACCTCTATTTGCCAGAAGGTGGGGCAAACTTTGCTGGGGCGAGAGGGGTTTTCTTATTGGGGAAGATTATCGAAGCTACTAAGCCAATTAGGTTTGATCAACTTTGGGTGGCTTGCGGTACAGGCCTAACTCTTGGGGGGCTGAGAGCAGCTGTAAATAGCTTTCCTGTGTGCGGCGTTGAGGTTTTGAAGGCGGGCGGGTCTATCCGCCGTGACGCACAGCGCTGGCTCGCGGCACTATCAACAAGCGAAGCTTGCAGGCGTGACCAAGTCGTCGCGAAGAGTGTCGATTTAATGAGCGAGTATCATTGTGACGGCTATGGTAAATACCCCAGCCAATTGCAGGCATTTCAGCAGGCTTTCGAGCGTCAATCCAGCATTCCTCTAGATCCTATTTATACCGCCAAACTTTTGTATGCGATTCACCTAAGGGCTAATGCTGGCCATTTCGAGTGCGGTACTAAGATTCTGGCGCTCCATTCTGGCGGACTGCAGGGGCGACGTGGATTACAGCTTGGCAGTTAG
- a CDS encoding NAD(+) kinase translates to MSEFQNIGLIGRTESDSAVVSLKRLMVFLEREGYTVVLEKETAAAVSALNAQISSKEKLGELCDLVIVVGGDGSLLAAARALAKFSVPLLGINRGRLGFLTDISPDEVERKVGEVLVGKYMAESRFLLDMSVTRAGKPLGKGSALNDVVIHPGEFIRMIEFDLFIDGQFVYAQRSDGLIISTPTGSTAYALSGGGPIMHPKLDAIVLVPLNPHTLSSRPIVVEGSSEFKIVVGEYNTTNPYVTCDGHEQVVTNPGDIIRIHKKPHRLTLVHPLEHNFYEICRKKLNWQLS, encoded by the coding sequence GTGTCGGAATTTCAAAATATCGGCCTGATCGGTCGCACTGAAAGTGATAGTGCTGTGGTCTCGCTCAAGCGCCTTATGGTATTTCTCGAGCGGGAAGGTTACACAGTTGTATTGGAGAAAGAGACTGCTGCGGCAGTGTCCGCCCTCAACGCGCAAATCTCTTCAAAAGAAAAGCTAGGTGAACTCTGTGATTTAGTCATTGTCGTCGGTGGTGATGGTAGCCTACTCGCTGCCGCCCGTGCCTTGGCAAAATTCAGTGTGCCCCTGCTCGGTATTAATCGTGGGCGCCTAGGTTTCCTCACTGATATCAGCCCAGATGAGGTAGAGCGAAAAGTGGGTGAGGTGTTGGTCGGCAAATATATGGCCGAGAGTCGCTTTCTGCTGGATATGTCCGTAACTAGGGCCGGTAAGCCCTTAGGCAAGGGGTCAGCGTTGAATGATGTTGTTATTCATCCTGGTGAATTTATTCGAATGATTGAATTCGATCTTTTTATTGATGGACAGTTTGTTTATGCCCAGCGCTCTGATGGGCTTATTATTTCCACCCCCACAGGTTCTACTGCATATGCTTTGTCTGGAGGTGGACCGATTATGCACCCAAAACTTGATGCGATTGTTCTGGTCCCATTAAATCCTCACACATTAAGCAGCCGCCCAATTGTAGTGGAGGGAAGTAGTGAATTTAAGATAGTTGTAGGGGAGTATAATACAACAAATCCGTATGTAACTTGTGATGGACACGAGCAGGTTGTTACTAATCCTGGAGATATCATTCGTATTCACAAAAAACCTCATCGGTTAACTCTGGTCCACCCTCTCGAGCATAATTTTTATGAAATTTGTCGAAAAAAACTTAATTGGCAGTTGTCGTAA
- a CDS encoding glycosyltransferase gives MAVVVTELVWVQLFALIVLLDFSFFDIADMINYVILNPFYSGEEGSSSGIDIYSRELRQTILSKSGINVASLNFNFTEKRRDLRGYVSRSLAEFSKKNTIVEAPDARAFGGLIPAGYFTHIRLHCPLFLAQKYDRANPSKLLKFREVRQIRKADLLSSPSGLMCSELSRELRGKEVSIYPNPIFNYIEQPPVVEIERDIDILFLGRYQYLKGIDVFLKVVGQFGGELKVAVAGDDRPVSSYALNSVDNHGFVGPSEKMALLHRTKCVLIPSRFESFSMVAYEAISCGAKVITWPNTGFSEWADNEIVYRGLDDEKKTKEIILNALQSSPDSAKFHEKVDSVNGAFWLGIEYVQKKFNEWLSV, from the coding sequence TTGGCAGTTGTCGTAACTGAGCTGGTGTGGGTGCAACTATTTGCATTGATTGTTTTACTTGATTTTAGTTTTTTCGATATTGCAGATATGATTAATTACGTAATATTAAACCCCTTTTATAGTGGTGAAGAGGGGTCTAGTTCTGGAATAGATATATATTCTAGAGAGTTAAGGCAAACAATCTTGTCAAAAAGTGGTATAAATGTAGCCTCTTTAAATTTTAACTTCACTGAAAAGAGGAGAGATTTGAGGGGGTATGTGAGCCGCAGTTTAGCTGAATTTAGCAAAAAAAATACAATTGTCGAAGCTCCCGACGCAAGAGCTTTTGGAGGGTTGATCCCTGCTGGGTACTTTACTCACATTAGATTGCATTGTCCTCTGTTTCTCGCTCAAAAATATGATCGAGCGAACCCTAGTAAGCTATTGAAGTTTCGTGAGGTCCGACAAATACGGAAGGCAGACCTTCTTTCATCCCCTTCTGGATTAATGTGTAGTGAATTGTCGCGTGAGTTAAGGGGCAAGGAAGTATCTATTTACCCTAATCCAATCTTCAATTATATCGAGCAACCTCCTGTCGTTGAAATTGAAAGAGATATAGATATTCTTTTCTTAGGTAGGTATCAGTACTTGAAGGGAATAGATGTTTTTTTGAAGGTTGTTGGTCAATTTGGTGGGGAGTTGAAGGTTGCAGTGGCTGGAGATGATAGGCCAGTAAGTTCATATGCACTTAATAGTGTAGATAATCACGGCTTTGTAGGCCCGTCAGAGAAGATGGCTCTTCTTCATAGAACTAAGTGTGTTCTGATTCCTAGTAGATTTGAGTCTTTTTCCATGGTTGCTTATGAGGCTATTTCCTGTGGTGCGAAAGTGATTACTTGGCCTAATACTGGATTTAGTGAGTGGGCGGATAATGAAATCGTTTATAGGGGTTTGGATGATGAAAAAAAAACGAAAGAGATAATTTTAAATGCACTGCAGTCGTCTCCGGACTCTGCAAAATTTCATGAAAAAGTTGATAGTGTTAATGGAGCGTTTTGGCTTGGGATCGAATATGTTCAAAAAAAATTCAATGAGTGGTTGAGTGTATGA
- a CDS encoding IS30 family transposase has protein sequence MRTQLVEPASLLTNKRKTLRSYYQLSENKRYQIYGLRKAGHTQKAIEKLLERHPSTISRELRRMRGYRPGQAHKLSELRRRQVYKAQKVTDGEWQQIDILTRKELSPQQTASFLKKHTRVSLHHETIYQLIYLDKANGGDLCKHLRITSKTYRKRYGKYDRRGKIKNKVNIDERPAVVDRMNRIGD, from the coding sequence GTGAGGACTCAGCTGGTAGAGCCGGCATCTCTCCTGACCAACAAGAGAAAGACACTGAGGAGCTACTACCAACTGAGCGAGAACAAACGATACCAGATTTACGGCCTGAGAAAAGCCGGACACACTCAAAAAGCAATAGAAAAACTGTTAGAGAGACACCCCTCAACGATCAGCCGAGAGCTGCGACGCATGCGGGGGTATCGCCCAGGGCAAGCACATAAGCTCTCGGAGCTTAGACGCCGGCAAGTGTATAAGGCACAGAAAGTGACTGATGGAGAATGGCAACAAATAGACATCCTAACTCGGAAAGAATTAAGTCCTCAGCAGACTGCAAGCTTTTTAAAGAAACACACTCGTGTATCGTTACATCATGAGACGATCTACCAACTCATTTATTTAGATAAGGCAAATGGTGGAGACTTATGCAAGCATCTTAGGATTACATCAAAGACCTATCGTAAGCGCTACGGTAAGTATGATCGGCGCGGAAAGATTAAAAACAAAGTGAATATAGATGAACGGCCAGCGGTTGTTGATCGGATGAATCGGATAGGTGACTGA
- a CDS encoding ABC transporter ATP-binding protein: MSERKKSAISLKNVRVTYRSGIPFTRATSVYSPLKDISFELYEGDSLGVLGRNGAGKSTLLRLLNGIIKPDGGKVTNHGHRTALLSLTVGYDQNLSGRQNAVISGMMMGLKKHFIVSKLDEINEFAELGEFFDRPVKNYSTGMKQRLGMAVAIHLKTDVLLIDEILAVGDSKFRKKSEAVMKEKITSGDTVVLVSHSAETVKRLCNKAVWIENGVVAQYGDSKSVVAAYEESQK, translated from the coding sequence ATGAGCGAAAGAAAGAAGTCAGCCATTAGCCTGAAGAATGTACGGGTGACCTATCGCTCAGGCATCCCCTTTACCCGAGCAACCAGTGTTTACAGCCCACTGAAAGATATTAGTTTTGAGCTTTATGAGGGGGATTCGCTTGGAGTTCTTGGTCGCAACGGTGCAGGGAAAAGCACTCTACTTCGTCTGCTGAACGGTATCATCAAGCCTGATGGAGGGAAGGTGACCAACCACGGACATAGAACGGCGCTACTCTCTTTAACTGTCGGCTATGATCAAAATCTTTCTGGTCGCCAAAATGCGGTAATTAGTGGGATGATGATGGGCCTAAAAAAACATTTTATTGTAAGCAAGCTTGATGAAATCAATGAATTCGCCGAGCTTGGGGAGTTTTTTGATCGGCCAGTCAAAAACTACTCTACAGGAATGAAACAGCGACTTGGGATGGCTGTGGCAATCCATTTAAAAACTGACGTCTTATTAATTGATGAAATTCTAGCTGTTGGGGATTCAAAGTTCAGGAAAAAGTCAGAGGCAGTAATGAAGGAGAAAATTACTTCAGGAGACACCGTAGTTTTAGTATCCCATTCTGCAGAAACTGTCAAGCGGCTTTGCAATAAGGCTGTATGGATTGAAAATGGTGTTGTGGCCCAATACGGAGACAGCAAGTCTGTGGTGGCAGCTTATGAAGAGTCACAGAAATAA